From Pseudomonadota bacterium, a single genomic window includes:
- a CDS encoding amino acid adenylation domain-containing protein has translation MANDASQRTQDAAGTERIELGVPEDHGATSLKLAPPEHAVEGASRLPTVLRSVHRLNADDRARLAHCSSRLGVGLGTVLHGAWSLLLQHYTGNDHVALCTRTARVQHSEAASDSDTDPPATAPVLLVAVRADQTTSVWFRALDAQLQQTRLHPGQASPDALVESTLVVEDHSAASGSDSPGIGVRDDAPPPHTPLTLRVRQRDALELALDTNVSRMAARQSGQMLDHLVGLLDRLCDHTDDLERLPLSALQDAWLVGTLLQHRHHYVGCSEEASLVPAVATGGPEAFSSIAEWIDDTCNRYPDRVAIVSEGKHISYRDLQRRANRFCRLVQHNSAPDQRFVGLHCERSPDLIAALIGILKAGYAYLPLDPSYPDKRLTDIVADSGVAWVLSSADHPLPGVRTVAMSAADRFEDTTPELRVATPRAAYLIYTSGSTGNAKGVVISHANLIHSTHARVGHYGNLGDSRFLLLSSFAFDSSVAGIYGTLCSGGALVLPLPEQEKDTDAIARLIQHHGVTHTLCLPSLYGALLETADPTRLQSLQAVIVAGEACRIDTVARHRAAVPHARLYNEYGPTEATVWASVQDITDTQAGPLPIGKPIAGTLLFAMDPAGRPCLPGIEGELAIAGPGLSAGYLNHGEQTGQRFKALHPVARALVADLDGITTAYHSGDVGYLGEDGAFRFSGRSDRQLKVRGYRIEPAEIESCLEQEDGVGTVVVQLAEPVAARPAQHAALVDTLLPALAALAPTQQARLLEQAASATVAQAHSESP, from the coding sequence ATGGCCAACGACGCCTCACAACGCACGCAGGACGCCGCGGGCACCGAACGGATTGAGCTAGGCGTACCTGAGGACCACGGTGCAACGTCGCTGAAGCTGGCGCCGCCCGAACACGCGGTCGAGGGCGCATCGCGTCTGCCGACCGTGTTGCGGTCCGTTCACCGGCTGAACGCCGACGATCGCGCCCGGCTGGCACACTGCTCAAGCCGACTGGGCGTTGGTCTCGGCACCGTGCTGCACGGTGCCTGGTCGCTGCTGCTGCAACACTACACCGGCAACGATCACGTCGCGCTCTGCACGCGGACCGCACGGGTACAGCACAGCGAGGCAGCGTCAGACAGCGACACAGACCCGCCAGCCACGGCGCCGGTGTTGCTCGTCGCGGTGCGCGCCGATCAGACGACCTCGGTGTGGTTTCGCGCACTGGATGCTCAACTGCAGCAGACAAGACTGCATCCCGGGCAGGCATCGCCCGATGCCTTGGTCGAGTCCACGCTGGTGGTCGAAGACCACTCGGCCGCGTCGGGTTCCGATTCACCCGGTATCGGTGTGCGCGACGACGCGCCGCCCCCACACACACCGCTCACGCTGCGTGTCCGCCAGCGCGATGCCCTTGAGCTCGCGCTGGACACCAATGTCTCGCGCATGGCGGCAAGACAGTCGGGCCAGATGCTCGACCACCTGGTCGGCCTGCTGGACAGACTCTGCGACCACACCGACGACCTTGAGCGCTTGCCGCTCTCGGCCCTGCAGGACGCGTGGCTCGTCGGCACGTTGCTGCAACACCGGCACCACTACGTTGGATGCTCGGAAGAGGCCAGTCTGGTACCCGCTGTCGCGACCGGTGGGCCCGAGGCGTTTTCGTCGATAGCCGAGTGGATCGATGACACGTGCAATCGGTACCCCGATCGCGTGGCCATCGTCTCCGAGGGAAAACACATCAGTTACCGCGATCTGCAGCGTCGAGCAAACCGGTTCTGCCGATTGGTCCAGCACAACAGCGCACCAGATCAACGCTTCGTCGGCCTGCACTGTGAACGCAGCCCCGACCTCATTGCCGCCCTGATCGGGATTCTGAAAGCGGGCTACGCGTACCTGCCGCTCGACCCGAGCTACCCGGACAAACGCCTCACGGACATTGTGGCTGACTCTGGCGTCGCGTGGGTGCTCAGCTCGGCGGACCATCCGCTACCGGGTGTCAGGACGGTTGCCATGTCAGCCGCTGACCGGTTTGAGGACACCACGCCCGAACTCCGCGTTGCGACCCCGAGGGCGGCCTATCTGATCTATACGTCAGGCTCCACCGGTAACGCCAAGGGCGTCGTGATCAGCCACGCCAATCTGATCCACTCGACCCACGCGCGCGTCGGCCACTACGGCAACCTTGGAGACTCGCGCTTTCTCCTGTTGTCGTCGTTTGCGTTCGACAGCTCGGTGGCCGGCATCTACGGCACGCTGTGCAGCGGCGGCGCGTTGGTGCTGCCGTTGCCCGAGCAGGAAAAAGACACCGACGCCATCGCCCGCTTGATTCAGCATCACGGCGTGACCCACACCCTGTGTCTGCCCTCGCTCTACGGCGCGTTGCTCGAGACCGCAGACCCAACCCGGCTGCAGTCACTGCAAGCCGTGATCGTCGCGGGCGAAGCGTGCCGCATCGACACTGTGGCCCGTCACCGCGCCGCGGTGCCGCACGCCAGGCTCTACAACGAGTACGGTCCCACCGAAGCCACGGTGTGGGCGTCGGTGCAGGACATCACGGACACACAGGCCGGGCCTCTCCCCATCGGCAAGCCGATCGCCGGCACGCTACTGTTCGCCATGGACCCCGCCGGGCGGCCGTGTCTGCCCGGCATCGAAGGCGAGCTCGCCATTGCCGGCCCGGGCCTCAGCGCGGGTTACCTGAACCACGGCGAGCAGACGGGACAGCGTTTCAAGGCCCTGCACCCCGTGGCGCGAGCCCTGGTCGCAGACCTGGACGGCATCACCACGGCGTACCACAGCGGCGACGTGGGCTACCTGGGTGAGGACGGGGCGTTCCGCTTCTCGGGCCGCAGCGACCGCCAGCTCAAAGTGCGCGGCTACCGCATCGAACCCGCTGAAATTGAATCGTGCCTCGAGCAAGAGGACGGCGTCGGGACGGTTGTCGTGCAACTCGCCGAACCCGTGGCTGCTCGACCCGCCCAACACGCCGCACTGGTGGACACCCTGCTGCCGGCGCTGGCCGCGCTGGCGCCGACGCAACAGGCGCGCCTGCTCGAACAGGCCGCAAGCGCAACCGTGGCACAAGCCCACAGTGAATCGCCATGA
- a CDS encoding HupE/UreJ family protein codes for MLRHLLLLAALFLPLEMALAHSKSENYVWINVEESVVSGRFEIHYEDLVDKLDIDIDAGGDRLQGAINSQQQVRDYLLAHFSITDATGPMPITFSATTLFEENTDFVQYPYQIERLPVGNQVTVASSIFLQPEMMVGDRLHRSVMVVEYNRAVGNEFGSENVALVFGPDAEPMQLDLSAPPSVLVWTDFLVQGLLHIAIGLDHILFIVLILLPAVLRNQNGTWVAQSDFKGVLWNTLKIVTTFTVAHSVTLSLAALDLISVNITFVEVVIALSIVALAITNIFPVPQMHSLLLIFVFGLFHGLGFASVMGDLQFRMVLIERILVLFNIGVELGQILIAVVLLPVLFLLRNTVIYRPGIVVPVSLVAAAIAVFWTLERTGLVA; via the coding sequence ATGTTGCGTCACCTTCTCCTGCTAGCCGCCTTGTTCCTGCCATTGGAGATGGCACTAGCCCACTCAAAGTCCGAGAACTATGTGTGGATCAACGTCGAGGAATCGGTGGTCTCCGGACGCTTCGAAATTCACTACGAGGATTTGGTCGACAAGCTCGACATCGACATCGATGCCGGCGGTGACCGCCTGCAAGGTGCGATCAACAGCCAGCAACAAGTTCGAGACTACCTGTTGGCGCACTTCTCGATCACCGACGCGACCGGCCCGATGCCGATCACCTTCTCGGCGACGACGCTGTTCGAAGAGAACACGGACTTCGTGCAGTACCCGTATCAGATCGAACGGCTCCCAGTCGGCAACCAGGTCACGGTGGCGAGCAGCATCTTCTTGCAGCCGGAGATGATGGTCGGCGACCGCTTGCACCGCAGCGTCATGGTCGTCGAATACAACCGCGCGGTCGGCAACGAATTTGGCTCGGAAAACGTCGCGCTGGTGTTCGGGCCCGACGCCGAACCCATGCAACTGGACCTGTCTGCACCGCCCAGCGTGCTGGTCTGGACCGACTTCCTGGTTCAGGGCCTGTTACACATCGCCATTGGCCTCGATCACATTCTGTTCATCGTGTTGATCCTGCTGCCCGCCGTGCTCCGAAACCAGAACGGCACCTGGGTTGCCCAGTCCGATTTCAAGGGCGTGTTGTGGAACACCCTGAAGATCGTCACCACCTTTACCGTGGCCCACTCCGTGACCTTGTCGCTCGCTGCACTCGACCTCATCTCCGTCAACATCACGTTCGTTGAAGTGGTTATCGCCCTGTCCATCGTTGCGCTTGCGATCACCAACATCTTTCCGGTGCCTCAGATGCACAGCCTCCTGCTGATCTTCGTCTTCGGGTTGTTCCACGGTCTGGGCTTCGCGTCCGTGATGGGCGACCTGCAGTTCCGCATGGTCCTGATCGAGCGCATTCTGGTGTTGTTCAACATCGGTGTGGAACTTGGTCAGATCCTCATCGCCGTGGTGTTGCTGCCGGTGCTCTTCCTGCTTCGCAACACGGTCATCTACCGTCCGGGCATCGTCGTGCCGGTGTCGCTGGTGGCGGCGGCAATCGCCGTGTTCTGGACCCTGGAGCGCACGGGGCTGGTCGCTTGA
- a CDS encoding acyl-CoA dehydrogenase family protein, whose amino-acid sequence MDFSLTASQVESGEAVARFARDTLNGDVVHADRHCLFSDDLWTACADFGVFRWHAPVDQGGDGLGYFDTTLRLEALGYGCEDNGLGFAVAAQIWAVQTALIQFGSAAQHERYLPGMLSGTTKACFAITESGSGSDAFALHTTAVKDGSDYLITGEKRLITMAPEADVALVFAVTNPSAGQWGVSAFLVDTDSPGVTRHSNDPKMGLRTVPFGSLTLDRVRVPADALVAREGAGCSIFNHAQMHERSLVLAPQVGAMRRQLESAIAFANTRERAGTPIGQHQSVSNRIADMAIRLDTCQLLLYRNACALDAGKHSLRESAITKTVLSEAFVKSSQEAIAIHGGLGYTTDAGVERDLRDAVGATLYGGTVDIQRNIIARMHGL is encoded by the coding sequence GTGGATTTTTCGTTGACAGCGTCGCAAGTCGAATCCGGCGAGGCCGTGGCCCGGTTTGCCCGCGACACCCTGAACGGCGACGTCGTGCACGCCGACCGACATTGCCTCTTCTCCGATGACCTGTGGACCGCCTGTGCCGACTTCGGCGTGTTTCGCTGGCATGCGCCCGTAGACCAGGGCGGTGACGGGCTGGGCTACTTCGACACCACTCTGCGCCTCGAGGCGCTCGGTTACGGGTGCGAGGACAACGGCTTGGGCTTCGCGGTCGCCGCGCAGATCTGGGCTGTGCAGACCGCGCTGATCCAATTTGGTAGCGCGGCGCAGCACGAACGCTACCTTCCGGGCATGCTCTCGGGTACGACCAAAGCCTGCTTCGCGATCACCGAGAGCGGCAGCGGGTCAGATGCCTTCGCACTGCACACCACCGCGGTGAAGGACGGGTCAGACTACCTGATCACCGGGGAAAAGCGCCTCATCACCATGGCGCCCGAAGCGGATGTCGCGCTGGTGTTTGCCGTCACCAACCCGTCGGCCGGTCAGTGGGGGGTGTCCGCGTTCCTCGTCGACACGGATTCGCCAGGGGTCACCCGGCACTCGAACGACCCGAAAATGGGCTTGCGCACCGTGCCGTTCGGCTCGCTGACACTCGATCGCGTGCGGGTGCCCGCCGACGCGTTGGTGGCCAGGGAAGGGGCAGGCTGCAGCATTTTCAACCACGCGCAGATGCACGAGCGCAGTCTGGTGCTCGCGCCCCAGGTGGGCGCGATGCGACGCCAACTGGAAAGCGCCATCGCCTTTGCCAACACGCGCGAGCGTGCTGGCACACCGATCGGTCAGCACCAGTCGGTGTCCAACCGCATTGCCGACATGGCGATCCGCCTCGACACCTGCCAGCTGCTGCTCTACCGCAACGCGTGCGCACTCGACGCGGGCAAACACAGCCTGCGCGAATCGGCCATCACCAAGACGGTACTCAGCGAGGCCTTCGTCAAAAGCAGCCAGGAGGCCATCGCGATTCACGGGGGCCTTGGCTACACCACGGACGCCGGGGTCGAGCGGGATCTGCGCGACGCGGTGGGCGCAACCCTGTATGGCGGCACCGTCGACATTCAACGCAACATTATTGCCCGGATGCACGGGCTCTAG
- a CDS encoding amino acid adenylation domain-containing protein — protein MAGFLIHSPLIAHAHATPQHPALSCNGETLTYHELDERSNQLAHALLASGVALEDRIGLFLHKGLDLGVAIYGVLKAGCAFVPLDPTMPVDRLALILDDCGIDTLISADALVDTVRALPASIAPLHVIGVDEALPFRQSNWDAIRTYPVTAPDVVMIDQQLGYIMYTSGSTGVPKGMMHTHAGSICYAEWGRNHVGLTAEDKVASHAPLHFDLSIFDFFSTLRAGGTVVLVPEAVTRFPASWTQYIESERISVVFTVPYTLITMVDHGAIEQRDLSSLRWLMFGGEPYAPRQLRQLMQALPGVRLTNVYGPAEAPSCTCYDVPDPLPPGDEPLPIGTVSRNSDDLIVDEHGDDCEPGESGELCIRSSTLTRGYWNRPDLNARAFLLRPSHGPFPNVYYRTGDRVIRHADGLLRFLGRMDRMVKTRGHRVELDEVESVLLSLDGVEAGAAYAVVDATDNVVIMADVLLKPDAALTEQHLFNHMQKKLPRYAVPQSMHIATSLPHTSSGKIDRKTLADQRQRDITTP, from the coding sequence GTGGCCGGATTTCTGATTCACTCGCCCTTGATTGCGCACGCACACGCCACACCGCAGCACCCGGCGCTGAGCTGCAACGGCGAGACGCTCACGTACCACGAACTGGACGAACGCAGCAATCAGCTCGCACACGCGCTGTTGGCCAGCGGAGTCGCCCTCGAAGACCGCATTGGCCTGTTCCTGCACAAGGGTCTCGATCTGGGTGTGGCCATCTACGGTGTCCTCAAGGCGGGTTGTGCGTTCGTCCCGCTCGACCCCACGATGCCGGTCGACCGGCTCGCCCTGATCCTCGACGACTGCGGCATCGACACCCTGATCAGTGCCGATGCACTGGTGGACACGGTGCGGGCTCTGCCGGCCTCGATCGCGCCCCTGCATGTCATCGGCGTGGACGAAGCGTTGCCGTTTCGCCAGTCGAATTGGGACGCCATTCGGACATACCCGGTCACCGCGCCCGACGTGGTGATGATCGATCAGCAACTCGGGTACATCATGTACACCTCCGGTTCGACCGGGGTACCGAAGGGCATGATGCACACCCACGCGGGTAGCATCTGTTACGCCGAGTGGGGGCGCAACCACGTCGGTCTGACAGCAGAGGACAAGGTTGCGAGTCACGCGCCGCTGCATTTCGATCTGAGCATTTTCGATTTCTTTTCCACCCTGCGGGCCGGTGGCACCGTGGTCCTGGTGCCAGAGGCCGTCACCCGGTTTCCGGCGAGTTGGACGCAGTACATCGAGTCCGAGCGGATTTCGGTGGTCTTCACGGTCCCGTACACCTTGATCACCATGGTCGATCACGGCGCCATCGAGCAACGTGACCTGTCTTCGCTACGCTGGTTGATGTTCGGCGGTGAACCCTATGCGCCACGGCAACTGCGCCAACTGATGCAGGCGCTGCCGGGTGTCAGACTGACCAACGTCTACGGTCCGGCCGAGGCGCCGTCCTGCACCTGCTATGACGTGCCTGACCCCCTGCCGCCAGGCGACGAACCCTTGCCCATCGGCACCGTCTCGCGCAATTCCGATGACCTGATCGTCGACGAGCACGGCGACGACTGCGAGCCAGGTGAATCGGGCGAGCTCTGTATTCGCAGTTCCACGCTGACCCGGGGGTACTGGAACCGGCCCGACCTCAACGCACGCGCGTTCCTGCTGCGCCCGTCACACGGGCCGTTTCCAAACGTGTACTACCGCACGGGGGACCGGGTGATTCGCCACGCGGACGGCCTGTTGCGGTTTCTCGGCCGCATGGACCGCATGGTCAAGACCCGCGGACACCGGGTCGAACTCGACGAAGTCGAGTCCGTTTTATTGAGCCTCGATGGCGTGGAGGCGGGTGCGGCCTACGCCGTGGTGGACGCCACCGACAACGTGGTCATCATGGCTGACGTGCTGCTCAAGCCCGACGCCGCACTGACAGAACAGCACCTTTTCAACCACATGCAGAAGAAGCTGCCGCGCTACGCGGTGCCGCAGTCGATGCACATCGCCACGTCGTTGCCGCACACGAGCAGCGGCAAGATCGACCGCAAAACCCTCGCAGACCAGCGCCAGAGAGACATCACGACACCATGA
- a CDS encoding acyl carrier protein, producing MTALHNALIDMNAVRAFILNDIVRNGETELPDDHDLLMSGLVDSLGVMRLVGFIEETSGISVPAEDVLLEHFGSLTQINAYLVGRSKS from the coding sequence ATGACGGCTTTACACAACGCACTCATCGACATGAACGCCGTACGCGCGTTCATCCTGAACGACATCGTACGCAACGGCGAGACCGAGCTGCCCGACGATCACGACCTGCTCATGTCGGGCCTGGTCGACTCACTGGGTGTGATGCGGCTGGTCGGGTTCATCGAGGAAACCAGCGGCATCAGCGTGCCGGCCGAGGACGTGTTGCTGGAGCACTTCGGCAGCCTGACGCAGATCAACGCGTATCTGGTCGGTCGGTCCAAGAGCTGA
- a CDS encoding alpha/beta fold hydrolase, translating to MSQANKTTPEAILPLSGLQMPFWVYDTVNRARNQPGGTVQVQFRLTDVYDIAGLQRAWTAVHRAHPMMRASVNTTKTHDTLLVVRRACDAPFNHADWTGLPADEQRQRIDAHLQRDRQTPLDLAKAPASRFFCASLDESTVWCLWTCHHVLLDGWSSALIIGELITQCANDAADTPGAPPPGADYVAYRRFIDRQPAEPARRYWSDRLRGLTQPTLVAQPSPSGVEATPGTFTAHRTLSSELTEKLTSTFKSKGITLASVLEGAWALTCASATRRTDVVFGVVTTGRSSDFEGLERIAGMFTNVLPLRTRTDTDAPLTAWLSALQAGLFEATLHEHLPLADIIRQGEPALHTVAFDSVLAIETLPAIQPDGVAQPCIQDYRSGTVNGFPLGVTVIPGETLCVTLAGDRTRMDNATVSALADRFLDCLRACLDNPDAHLGDVVARVAAPEQPAAAGTASPRSETILRGIVEPKSERDMEVLSLFEEELNRYPLSMDSDLFANGGTSLNLLRLIETCKARFGKQVGLARFLETPTVAGLSEQLADDAHTGAIPSLVTLRAAASVDPADSNGQSRPSRNVFCLHAGGGHALFYRPLAKRLHADYTVYALQPKGIDGTELPSDNVADMVSDYLEDILRVQQDGPFHFLSYCFGSALMIELVHQLKARELDVGHLIIADAIAPIIHGHPAARWGWNAYLAYEFVAQGQFSGLRHGVVSQLKRLTRNTVRDRSEEDVGHTAQVHNACETAFRNYRARPFDGHLNILMSRTFETANAEITPFMRGWEKLSTTQSVQSVDVTHQDFMREPHVSQVADVVNRILGGTQPEA from the coding sequence ATGAGCCAAGCGAACAAAACCACCCCGGAGGCGATCCTCCCGCTGTCCGGCCTGCAGATGCCGTTCTGGGTGTACGACACGGTCAATCGCGCCCGAAACCAACCGGGCGGCACCGTGCAGGTGCAGTTTCGCCTCACGGACGTGTACGACATCGCGGGCTTGCAACGCGCGTGGACGGCCGTACACCGGGCGCACCCGATGATGCGAGCGTCCGTCAACACCACGAAAACCCACGACACGCTGTTGGTGGTGCGCCGGGCGTGCGATGCCCCGTTCAACCACGCGGATTGGACCGGTCTGCCGGCCGACGAGCAGCGGCAACGCATTGACGCGCACCTGCAACGCGATCGGCAGACGCCGTTGGATCTGGCCAAGGCGCCGGCGTCCCGCTTCTTTTGCGCGTCCCTCGATGAGTCCACGGTCTGGTGTCTCTGGACCTGCCACCACGTGTTGCTGGACGGCTGGTCGTCCGCGCTGATCATCGGGGAGCTGATCACGCAGTGCGCGAACGACGCCGCCGACACCCCCGGCGCACCGCCACCGGGCGCGGACTACGTCGCGTACCGCCGGTTCATCGACCGCCAACCGGCGGAGCCTGCACGACGCTACTGGAGCGATCGCCTGCGCGGACTGACGCAGCCCACGCTTGTGGCACAGCCGTCACCGTCCGGTGTCGAGGCGACACCCGGTACGTTCACCGCGCACAGAACGCTCTCGAGTGAACTCACCGAGAAGCTCACCTCGACCTTCAAGTCAAAAGGCATCACGCTCGCCAGTGTGCTCGAGGGCGCCTGGGCACTCACCTGCGCGAGCGCGACCCGGCGCACGGACGTGGTGTTCGGCGTTGTCACGACCGGGCGAAGCAGTGACTTCGAGGGTCTGGAGCGCATCGCGGGCATGTTCACCAACGTGCTGCCGCTGCGGACCCGCACCGACACCGACGCGCCGCTCACGGCCTGGTTGTCTGCGCTGCAAGCGGGTCTCTTTGAAGCCACCCTGCACGAACACCTGCCACTTGCTGACATCATCCGACAGGGCGAACCCGCGCTGCACACAGTCGCATTCGATTCCGTACTCGCCATCGAAACCCTGCCTGCCATTCAACCGGACGGCGTGGCGCAGCCCTGCATCCAGGACTACCGGTCGGGCACCGTCAACGGGTTTCCGCTGGGTGTGACCGTCATCCCGGGCGAGACCCTCTGCGTCACCCTGGCGGGTGATCGCACCCGCATGGACAACGCCACCGTCTCCGCGCTGGCCGATCGCTTTCTCGACTGCCTTCGCGCTTGCCTCGACAACCCGGACGCCCACCTGGGTGACGTGGTCGCGCGGGTGGCCGCACCCGAACAGCCCGCGGCTGCCGGCACCGCTTCGCCGCGTAGCGAGACGATTCTCCGTGGCATCGTCGAGCCCAAATCGGAACGCGACATGGAGGTGCTGAGCCTGTTCGAGGAAGAGTTGAACCGCTATCCCCTGAGCATGGACAGCGACCTCTTTGCCAACGGTGGCACGTCGTTGAACCTGCTGCGGTTGATCGAGACCTGCAAAGCCCGGTTCGGCAAGCAGGTCGGCCTGGCGCGTTTTCTCGAGACTCCGACGGTCGCCGGCCTGTCTGAACAACTGGCAGACGACGCGCACACCGGCGCGATCCCGTCGCTCGTCACCCTGCGGGCCGCGGCGTCCGTCGACCCGGCGGACAGCAACGGCCAGAGCCGACCAAGCCGCAACGTGTTCTGCCTGCACGCAGGGGGTGGTCATGCGCTGTTCTACCGCCCGCTGGCAAAGCGCTTGCACGCCGACTACACCGTCTACGCGCTGCAGCCGAAGGGCATCGACGGCACCGAGCTGCCCTCGGACAACGTCGCTGACATGGTGTCAGACTACCTCGAGGACATTCTTCGGGTGCAGCAGGACGGCCCCTTTCATTTCCTCAGCTACTGTTTCGGCTCGGCGCTGATGATCGAGCTGGTGCACCAGCTGAAGGCGCGCGAGCTCGACGTGGGGCACCTCATCATCGCCGATGCCATCGCCCCGATCATCCACGGCCACCCGGCAGCGCGTTGGGGCTGGAATGCCTACCTCGCGTACGAATTCGTGGCTCAGGGTCAGTTCAGCGGTTTGCGGCACGGTGTCGTATCACAGCTCAAACGGCTGACCCGAAACACTGTTCGCGACCGGTCCGAAGAAGACGTGGGCCACACGGCGCAGGTGCACAACGCGTGCGAAACCGCGTTCAGAAACTACCGTGCGCGACCTTTCGACGGGCACCTCAACATCCTCATGAGCCGCACCTTCGAGACCGCCAACGCGGAGATCACCCCGTTCATGCGTGGCTGGGAGAAGCTCAGTACGACCCAATCCGTTCAGAGCGTGGATGTCACCCACCAGGATTTCATGCGCGAGCCCCATGTCAGCCAGGTGGCCGATGTCGTCAACCGCATACTCGGTGGCACACAACCGGAGGCATGA
- the argC gene encoding N-acetyl-gamma-glutamyl-phosphate reductase gives MSQPIRVAVIGASGYTGADLVRLALRHPAIDIAALTANAHAGQPIGSVYPHLAHHGLPDLVTNADVDWRAVDAAFCGLPHATSAAVIADLPASVKVIDMSADFRLRDLDTYTAWYGEHSAPALLAGATYGLTEHYRSAIASSRLVACPGCYPTAALMALVPLLTGALVQHNDLIIDAKSGLTGAGRSLKQNTLGAEAGEGLSPYAVGTHRHAPEIEQELGVAAGGAVTVNFTPHLIPMSRGELVTCYAKLAEGATAADCEAALAARYADEPFVFMAPEGALPQTQFVRGSNRVMLAVRPDRIPGRVIVIAALDNLVKGSAGQALQNFNVMFDQVETTGLEQVALFP, from the coding sequence ATGTCGCAGCCCATCCGTGTCGCAGTCATCGGAGCATCCGGCTACACCGGCGCCGACCTGGTGCGACTGGCGCTGCGGCACCCGGCGATCGACATCGCGGCGTTGACGGCCAACGCGCACGCCGGCCAGCCGATCGGCAGCGTCTACCCGCACCTGGCACACCACGGCTTGCCCGACCTGGTGACAAACGCCGACGTCGATTGGCGCGCCGTCGACGCCGCATTCTGTGGGCTGCCCCACGCGACCAGCGCGGCGGTGATCGCCGATTTGCCTGCGTCGGTCAAAGTGATCGACATGTCGGCCGACTTCCGCTTGCGTGACCTCGACACCTATACCGCCTGGTACGGCGAACACAGCGCGCCCGCGTTGCTCGCCGGTGCCACCTACGGCCTCACAGAGCACTACCGCAGCGCCATCGCAAGTTCACGCCTGGTCGCCTGCCCGGGGTGCTATCCGACCGCGGCGCTCATGGCCCTGGTGCCGCTGCTGACCGGTGCACTGGTGCAGCACAACGACCTCATCATCGACGCCAAGTCCGGTCTTACCGGGGCCGGACGTTCGCTCAAGCAGAACACCCTGGGCGCCGAAGCGGGCGAGGGCCTGTCGCCGTACGCGGTCGGCACCCACCGCCACGCACCTGAAATCGAGCAGGAACTCGGAGTCGCCGCCGGCGGGGCGGTGACCGTGAATTTCACGCCGCACCTGATACCGATGTCCCGTGGCGAGCTCGTCACCTGCTACGCCAAGCTCGCCGAGGGTGCCACGGCAGCCGATTGCGAGGCCGCCCTCGCGGCCCGCTACGCCGATGAGCCCTTCGTGTTCATGGCGCCCGAGGGCGCGCTGCCGCAGACCCAGTTCGTGCGTGGCTCGAATCGCGTGATGTTGGCGGTCCGACCCGACCGCATTCCCGGGCGGGTGATTGTCATCGCGGCCCTCGACAACCTCGTCAAGGGCTCGGCAGGGCAGGCGTTGCAGAACTTCAACGTGATGTTCGACCAGGTCGAGACCACCGGTCTGGAGCAGGTCGCGCTGTTTCCGTGA
- a CDS encoding ion transporter, with product MLDSDHLDAHDQSSLGRRVEDAITWLILLNVTCLLLESMPALETRYGTLFVAVEAGTIAVFTVEYIARVWSCVEHPQYRHPLSGRIAYALKPAILIDLLSILPFYLTIAGIDDMRVLRLLRVFRIIRLFRLSRYSRPMRLIHRSIERRREEIVISTVMLLMLMLIAASVMYAVEHDAQPEVFASIPGTLWWAVVTLTTVGYGDVYPITPLGRVAAGVIAVLGIGMVALPTGIISSGFVEEFAADRAARDAEPEEPLRCPHCGERLDRAPPSDD from the coding sequence GTGCTGGACAGCGACCACCTCGACGCCCACGACCAGAGTTCGCTTGGCCGTCGGGTGGAGGACGCCATCACCTGGTTGATCCTGCTCAACGTCACCTGCCTGCTGCTCGAAAGCATGCCGGCGCTCGAAACCCGGTACGGCACGCTGTTCGTGGCCGTCGAAGCCGGCACCATCGCCGTGTTCACGGTGGAGTACATCGCCCGCGTGTGGTCCTGCGTGGAACACCCGCAGTACCGCCACCCGCTGTCCGGCCGCATCGCTTACGCACTCAAGCCCGCCATTCTCATCGACCTGTTGTCGATCCTGCCGTTCTACCTCACGATCGCGGGCATCGACGACATGCGGGTGCTGCGCCTGCTGCGGGTGTTTCGCATCATCCGCCTGTTTCGACTCAGCCGGTACAGCCGGCCCATGCGCCTGATACACCGCAGCATCGAGCGTCGGCGGGAGGAGATCGTCATCAGCACCGTGATGCTGTTGATGTTGATGCTGATCGCCGCCTCGGTGATGTACGCCGTCGAGCACGACGCGCAGCCGGAGGTGTTCGCCAGCATCCCCGGCACCCTCTGGTGGGCGGTGGTCACGCTGACGACCGTCGGCTACGGCGACGTCTACCCGATCACGCCACTTGGCCGTGTCGCGGCCGGGGTGATTGCGGTGCTCGGCATCGGTATGGTCGCCCTGCCGACCGGCATCATCAGCTCGGGTTTCGTCGAGGAATTTGCCGCCGACCGGGCGGCCCGCGATGCCGAGCCGGAGGAACCGCTTCGTTGCCCCCACTGCGGTGAACGACTCGACCGTGCACCGCCGTCCGACGACTGA